A genomic segment from Anabas testudineus chromosome 6, fAnaTes1.2, whole genome shotgun sequence encodes:
- the st3gal2 gene encoding CMP-N-acetylneuraminate-beta-galactosamide-alpha-2,3-sialyltransferase 2, with product MASDFQEYGKTIGAPRAENGENKAHSLTVRQIDSLTRCLLRVCVYLSDTVGDLVDQRTSQGVIPVTLTRPWWLLRGGGRKSGLGTVAGTGVGTWPWGGRIPSSTLHRDRRWGWGSWGGGPSRGVARLSEFRPWLSGGAVGVTGGEGNAGGGGGAEKGGRMRCSRRVWVVLASLALVFFTSLFFSVSLRGGVSFNYLEPPGWEESRRVKLVPSYVGAHRLSSQDTLQQKTCACPRCVGDPGVSGWFDENYDPDISPVWTRDNMKLPSDVYYWWVMLQPQFKPHSIQQVLLKLFQVIPGRSPYGSWDPGRCLRCAVVGNSGNLRGAGYGATIDEHNYIMRINLAPTVGYEEDAGSHTTHHFMYPESAKNLAANVSFVLVPFKTLDLVWITSALSTGQIRFTYAPVKQFLRVDKDKVQIFNPAFFKYIHDRWTRHHGRYPSTGMLVLFFALHVCDEVNVFGFGADSRGNWHHYWEQNRYSGEFRKTGVHDADYEAHIIQLLAKAGKITVFPGK from the exons ATGGCATCAGACTTCCAGGAATATGGCAAGACAATAGGTGCTCCTAGAGCAGAAAACGGAGAGAACAAAG CACACAGCTTGACTGTGAGACAAATTGACTCATTGACACGTTGTcttctgcgtgtgtgtgtttacttgtcTGATACAGTGGGTGATCTTGTGGATCAGAGGACTAGTCAGGGGGTCATCCCAGTCACCCTGACCAGGCCTTGGTGGTTGTTacgtggaggaggaagaaagagtgGGCTGGGGACAGTGGCAGGCACAGGGGTGGGGACATGGCCTTGGGGGGGCCGCATCCCATCCTCCACCCTGCACCGGGACAGGCGCTGGGGCTGGGGGTCCTGGGGTGGGGGACCGTCCAGGGGAGTTGCCAGACTCTCCGAGTTCAGGCCCTGGCTGAGTGGAGGGGCCGTTGGCGTGACAGGTGGTGAAGGTAatgctggaggaggaggcgggGCGGAGAAAGGAGGCAGAATGAGATGCTCCCGCAGAGTCTGGGTTGTCCTGGCCTCGCTGGCTCTCGTCTTTTTCACCTCACTCTTCTTCTCCGTCTCGCTTCGCGGAGGCGTCAGCTTCAACTACCTGGAGCCACCTGGGTGGGAGGAGTCGAGGCGAGTGAAGCTGGTCCCCAGCTATGTGGGCGCACACCGACTGTCATCACAAGACACCCTGCAGCAGAAGACATGTGCCTGCCCGCGCTGTGTTGGAGACCCTGGTGTTTCTGGTTGGTTTGATGAGAATTACGATCCAGATATCTCACCTGTTTGGACCAGAGACAACATGAAGCTGCCCTCTGATGTCTACTACTGGTGGGTG ATGTTGCAGCCTCAGTTTAAACCCCACAGCATCCAGCAAGTTCTGCTGAAGTTGTTCCAG GTGATTCCCGGAAGGTCGCCGTACGGCTCGTGGGATCCGGGGCGCTGCCTGCGCTGCGCCGTGGTCGGCAACTCTGGAAACCTCCGTGGGGCTGGATATGGGGCGACAATTGACGAACACAACTACATTATGAG GATAAATCTGGCCCCTACGGTGGGCTACGAGGAAGATGCTGGCAGCCACACCACCCACCACTTCATGTACCCGGAGAGTGCCAAGAACCTGGCGGCCAACGTCAGCTTTGTGCTGGTTCCCTTTAAAACGCTGGATCTTGTCTGGATCACCAGTGCCCTGTCCACCGGCCAGATTCGGTT tACATATGCTCCAGTGAAGCAGTTCCTCCGTGTAGACAAAGACAAG GTGCAGATCTTTAACCCAGCATTCTTTAAATACATCCATGACCGTTGGACCAGACATCATGGCCGCTACCCCTCCACGGGAATGCTAGTGCTGTTCTTTGCCCTTCACGTCTGTGACGAG GTAAATGTGTTCGGTTTCGGAGCGGACAGCCGGGGAAACTGGCACCACTACTGGGAGCAGAACCGCTACTCAGGAGAGTTCAGGAAGACCGGCGTCCACGATGCAGACTATGAAGCCCACATCATCCAACTTCTGGCCAAGGCCGGCAAAATCACTGTATTTCCTGGGAAATAA
- the aars1 gene encoding alanine--tRNA ligase, cytoplasmic: MDSSLSAAQIREKFIDFFRRYEHQYVHSSSTIPLDDPTLLFANAGMNQFKPIFLNTIDPSHPMARLRRAANTQKCIRAGGKHNDLDDVGKDVYHHTFFEMLGSWSFGDYFKQLACKMALELLTQEFGISIERLYVTYFGGNEEAGLEADLECKQIWMDLGVDEARILPGNMKDNFWEMGDTGPCGPCSEIHYDRIGGRDASHLVNMDDPNVLEIWNLVFIQFNRESETELKPLPKKSIDTGMGLERLVSVLQNKMSNYDTDLFLPYFEAIQKGTGARPYTGKVGAEDADGIDMAYRVLADHARTITIALSDGGRPDNTGRGYVLRRILRRAVRYSHEKLGAQKGFFASLVDVVVDSLGNAFPELKKDPEMVKDIINEEEAQFLKTLSRGRRILDRKIMSLGDSTTIPGDTAWLLYDTYGFPLDLTSLIAEEKGMAVDLAAFEEEKKAAQLKSQGKGAGDEDHIMLDIYAIEELRNKNITTTDDSPKYKYTSDENGGYEFQQASATVLALRRDRAFCDEVTTGQECGVLLDQTSFYAEQGGQTFDEGYMLREDDNAEDRMEFTVKNTQVRGGYVLHVGTVYGTLKVGDRVTLHVDEVRRRPIMSNHTATHMLNFALRSVLGEADQRGSLVAPDRLRFDFTAKGALTTEQVRKTEEAACAMIKDAKPVYAMEAPLAEAKAIQGLRAVFDETYPDPVRVVSIGIPVQQLLDDPNSPAGSFTSIEFCGGTHLQNSGHAAPFVIVSEEAIAKGIRRIVAVTGTEAQKAQRKADTLHQSLSALGDKVKQQKAPNKDIQKEIADMTESIGTAVISQWQKDEMRETLKGLKKTMDDLDRSYKADIQKRVLEKTKEVIESNPNQPLLIMEMETGASAKALNESLKLLKSNSPQTAAMLFAVDADAGKITCLCQVPQDVANRGLKASEWVQELCPLLDGKGGGKDMSAQATGRNTQCLQEALQMANEFARLKLGEN; the protein is encoded by the exons CTACCACCACACCTTCTTTGAGATGCTGGGCTCCTGGTCCTTTGGGGACTACTTTAAG CAACTAGCATGTAAGATGGCCTTGGAGCTGCTGACCCAGGAGTTTGGTATCTCCATAGAACGTCTGTATGTCACATACTTTGGAGGTAATGAAGAAGCAGGCCTGGAGGCTGACCTGGAGTGCAAACAGATTTGGATGGACTTGGG GGTGGATGAGGCTCGCATTCTGCCAGGAAATATGAAAGATAACTTCTGGGAGATGGGAGACACTGGTCCCTGCGGTCCCTGCAGTGAGATCCACTATGACCGCATTGGAGGGAGAGACGCGTCTCACTTAGTAAACATGGATGATCCAAATGTCCTGGAGATCTGGAACCTGGTGTTCATCCAGTTCAACAG AGAGTCTGAGACGGAGCTGAAGCCACTGCCTAAGAAGAGTATTGATACAGGCATGGGTCTGGAACGACTGGTGTCTGTACTGCAGAACAAAATGTCCAACTATGACACTGACCTCTTCCTGCCATATTTTGAAGCCATTCAGAAG GGTACAGGTGCTCGACCATACACTGGTAAAGTAGGTGCTGAGGATGCTGATGGCATTGACATGGCCTACCGTGTGCTTGCTGACCACGCTCGCACCATCACCATCGCCTTATCAGATGGTGGCCGGCCTGACAACACAGGAAGAGG GTACGTGTTGAGGAGGATCTTGCGTCGTGCAGTCCGTTATTCCCATGAAAAGCTTGGAGCTCAGAAAGGCTTTTTTGCTTCTCTGGTGGATGTTGTGGTTGATTCTCTG GGTAATGCATTCCCAGAATTGAAGAAAGACCCTGAAATGGTGAAGGATATTATAAATGAAGAGGAGGCGCAGTTCCTCAAAACCCTCAGCAGAGGACGTCGTATCCTTGACAGGAAGATCATGAGCCTGGGAGACAGCACGACCATCCCAG GTGACACTGCATGGTTGTTGTATGACACATATGGCTTCCCTCTGGACCTGACCTCCCTTATTGCAGAGGAGAAGGGCATGGCGGTGGACTTGGCCGCCTTcgaagaggagaaaaaggcaGCACAG ttaaaGTCCCAGGGTAAGGGTGCTGGAGATGAGGACCACATCATGTTGGACATCTATGCCATTGAAGAGCTGAGAAACAAGAACATAACCACCACAGATGACTCTCccaaatacaaatacacttCTGATGAAAACGGCGGCTATG AGTTCCAGCAGGCCTCAGCCACAGTGCTGGCCCTTCGCCGTGACCGCGCCTTCTGCGATGAAGTGACCACGGGTCAGGAGTGTGGTGTGCTGCTTGACCAGACGTCATTCTATGCTGAGCAGGGAGGACAGACGTTTGATGAAGGATACATGCTTCGAGAGGACGACAATGCAGAGGAT agGATGGAGTTCACTGTGAAGAATACACAGGTTAGAGGAGGTTACGTTCTTCATGTTGGAACTGTTTATGGCACGCTGAAGGTTGGGGACCGCGTCACCTTACATGTAGATGAG GTGCGTCGTAGGCCCATCATGAGCaaccacacagccacacacatgcTCAACTTTGCCCTGCGGTCAGTTTTAGGGGAAGCAGATCAGAGAGGCTCTCTCGTTGCTCCTGACCGCCTGCGCTTTGATTTCACTGCTAAAGGCGCCCTAACCACAGAGCAGGTCCGCAAGACGGAGGAAGCTGCTTGTGCCATGATAAAAGATGCAAAG CCAGTGTATGCCATGGAAGCCCCCCTGGCAGAAGCCAAAGCCATTCAGGGTCTGCGTGCTGTGTTTGATGAGACCTACCCTGACCCAGTCCGGGTCGTGTCTATTGGTATCCCTGTTCAGCAACTGCTGGATGACCCCAACAGTCCTGCTGGTTCCTTCACCTCCATTGAGTTTTGTGGTGGAAC CCATCTGCAGAACTCGGGACACGCTGCGCCGTTTGTCATTGTCTCAGAGGAGGCCATCGCTAAGGGCATCCGCCGCATTGTTGCTGTGACAGGAACAGAGGCCCAGAag GCCCAGAGGAAAGCAGATACCCTGCACCAGTCTCTGTCTGCACTAGGAgacaaagtgaagcagcagaaggCCCCGAACAAGGACATTCAAAAGGAGATTGCTGACATGACAGAG TCCATAGGCACAGCAGTAATCTCCCAGTGGCAGAAGGACGAGATGAGGGAAACCCTGAAGGGCCTGAAGAAGACCATGGATGACCTGGACCGCTCCTACAAAGCTGACATCCAGAAAAGAGTCCTGGAAAAGACCAAGGAGGTGATCGAAAGCAATCCTAACCAGCCACTCCTCATCATGGAGATGGAGACTGGAGCCTCAGCAAAG gcTCTGAATGagtcactgaagctgctgaagtcaAACTCTCCTCAGACCGCTGCGATGCTCTTTGCTGTAGATGCTGACGCTGGAAAGATCACCTGCCTGTGTCAAGTCCCACAG GACGTGGCTAACCGCGGACTGAAGGCCAGTGAATGGGTTCAGGAGTTGTGCCCACTGCTGGATGGTAAAGGAGGCGGAAAGGACATGTCTGCCCAGGCTACaggaagaaacacacagtgcCTGCAGGAGGCACTACAGATGGCCAACGAGTTTGCACGGCTCAAACTGGGAGAGAACTAA